The following is a genomic window from Elaeis guineensis isolate ETL-2024a chromosome 10, EG11, whole genome shotgun sequence.
TTATCCTTATTTAATCATTAccttgtaccataatatatctgACATCTGCTTATCATTATTTGGATAGAGGAAGCAACCTTGCGTTTTGGTTACTCTTTGCTAATAGTTTGACCAAATTGTTAGGGATTAGTGGTTCCAACCCTTCATGCGGTACATCTGGCATTTACCCAAGGGATAAGGCGGGACAAATGCCGTATCTCCTATTTCAATCTAGACCTTTGTCTTTGTGTCTTAAGTCTCTCCACGTGCGAGGCATGTCAAATTCAAATTCTATATAGACACCCAATGCATTTGGGATCGCTCATTTTTAGAGTTCTGAATGGAGATAGCTCAGAAATGCCTCCCCACCTCTTCCTCTGTCCCAAGTCTTTGTTAATAGTTGCCCAGTTGGCCCACCAAACCTCCTACCCTAAAACTTTTCAACAAAGAAACCTGATTGGAAAGGGCAGAATGGCAATTAGCTTAGACCCTTCACAGCTCACACACTTGACCCATTCAAAGGTTTTCTGTCCATGCTTTATCCACATATTTTCCTCTTCACCCTTCTGAAGACAACCCCTAAACCTCTTACTCAAATACAAGCAAACCTGTTCCTCATGTCTCCAATGCATTTCTCAAAGCTCTTTTCTACTTTACTTCTCTTCGAACCTCTTATGCACTCAAAAGAAAATGTAATTGAGAAAACATTTGTCTGTTGAAATTGTTAAATCTAGAACTTTTAAAGCTACCCTCTGCTTCAGCATGTATTAGAATTTAGAACTTTCTTCAGATGTCTTTAACTttcacttatatatatatatatatatataatatatatatatatatatatatatatatattcctttCCTTGTACTTGTGTTGCCTGCATCTCCTTATTGAaatccaagtggcagttaatcatCCTATTAATACCTCACTGACAATGTCCAAGTTGAGATAGTCTTGGTAAAGTGACAATCTTATTAATACCTCGTCTCATAAAATCGCATCACGTTGGTATGACTTCTATTTTTTATGTCCAGATATCGTAATAAGTCTCCATTGCTCTTCCTTCTGCTCGCACGCATGGCGTGTCAAATGCGACGTCTACATGGACTGCGTCGCATTTGGACATTAAACTCATCTAAAATGTTTGGGGTGGCTAGTCCTAGAAATAGCGTAGAAGAAAAATGGAATAGCTAGCAACGCCATCAGTTATACCaatattctaccaaaaaaaaaaaaaaaggttatatCAATCTCATTGTGCCGTGAGATAATAGAAATATTTTGTGGGACCCAGCAATCGCCACCTAGCATTTCTTGCCACAAAATGCGTTCCAAAAACTCTTCTTTGTCTAATATTCCGCAAAAGATAAGCTTACAGTCACCAGCCGGGATCCTTGACTTCCTCCAAGATAGGATAATGGTTTCCTCTAAGTCAATCTAATCTAAGCTCTCCACACTTACAAATACAATAATGCTTCAGCCCTTTCCTCACAAAATATAATTAACCATCCTCTCACAATCCTCCAATGGACTTCTCAAAGCTCTTCTCCTATTATTTCCTTCTCCTTGCTCTCCTCTTTCCAATGGCCACTGCTGAAAACTCCCACCTCTTTAGAGAGTACATAGGTGCTCAAGATAAGGGAGTCAAATTCAATGATGTGCCTATCAATCCTGATGTCCAGTTCCACTTCATCCTTGCCTTCGCCATAGACTACACCACTACAACCCCCTACACCCCCACCAATGGCCAATTCAACGTCTTCTGGGACACCGTCAATCTCACCCCTTCCGCGGTCGCCTCCATCAAACAAAGTCATAGCAACGTGAAGGTTGCTCTTAGCCTTGCTGGGTACAGCGTCGCCGGCAGTACTACTAATGCGTATTTCCTTCCTACATCTATAGACTCTTGGGTTAATAATGCAGTCTCTTCACTGACCAGCATCATTCAGCAATACCATCTTGATGGTATCGATGTCGACTATGAGAACTTCAATACCAGTGCCGCCGATGAAGACACCTTTGCAGAATGCATTGGAAGGCTTATCACAACATTGAAGAACAATGGAGTGATACAGTTTGCTTCAATAGCTCCATATGAAGATGAACCACTTCAGAGCTATTACAAAGCTTTGTGGGCGAAGTACTCGAATGTTATAGACTATGTGAACTTCCAATTCTACGGGTATCCTAAGAGCACGACGGTATCCCAGTTTTTACGCTATTATGATACTCAGAGCGCAAATTATGGAGGAGGGAGGATACTGACCAGTTTCAGGTCTGACAATGGTCAAGGACTTACTCCAGAAAATGGCTTCTTTAATGCTTGTAAGACACTTCAGGGTGAAGGAAGACTTTTTGGCATATTCATATGGTCTGCTGATAGCTCCAAAGCTAATGGCTTTCCGTATGAGACGGAAGCACAGGATCTGTTGGCTAATGCTTAGTGCTCTTATGAAGATCCAAGATTTCAGAAAGTGTTGGTTAATAAGGACGGTGGTTTTGTTATGGACAATAAACAAGATGGATCATAAACTGGGCTATAGCCTAGCTGTTCCAGCTTAGTTTGATTTTGATGAACTGTGTACttggcatacaaatatatatacataatatataagcCGTTTGGtattttcttttgtatttctgtTGCTCTACAAATTCGTGAAATATCACTGGTCTCCTCTGACTTTGGCAACAACTACGCCTTCGCTGGCGTCTTTGCCCAGAGCTGCCCCCACCATCTTCCACGGAGATGCGGTTGAGGCGAGCTTCGCATTGGATGGGGAGCAGTTCGATAGCGTGGACAGCGTCCAAGAATAAGGGTGGACCGCTTCGTCGCCTTGGGGCTCCATTCCGCGCTATAACGAATCTTGGGGTGCTGGGGGATCCAGCGATCGCTGCTTACGAAAATCTGGACTGAAGTTGATTATAGCATTTGCATGCAACTGCTATTTCCTTGCATTCATTTTTTGATTTTGTAAATATAAATCTTTGCTATCAAAAATTCAAAGATTGTACATACAAGTTAGGAAAGAAAGTTCACAAAAGATCTCCAGTGTACTTTGCAATGCAAGCCGCCATCCAATCTGCTGCAGAGTTTGCTTCTCTAAAAATATGTCTGATCGTAAGTCTAGTGCAGCTGgagaaaaagatagaaatatcCCACGGGAGGAGATTGTTGGGCGCCATCTCTCAAGGGTATAGGGTACCAAACAAACAAGGCCAAATTTTATTGCTTGGAGCCTTAAAAGGTCGGTCAAAAgcaaaaattttcttttaattcttttttaaatGGACATATCTTCCAATCCGAAAAGAATCAAGTAGAGCGGCTAAAAAAAAGATCAACAAAAATTGAGATATACTTTttataagattttaattttttttcatgattattTATTCCACTAATCATACATAtttcagaaaaattattttttttttctttccaattagGAGGAGAGGATTTTGATCAGAATTATATAGGACAGACTTATTAATAAATAAGGATTATGTAACTGAGCTTGTTTTTCATTGATGAAAGAAAATGGAATCTAGGCCCTATTTTTGCTATTTTTGTctatttttcttagattttttaaaGAGATTCAGGTTGATGGTTGGAAAGAATTGCTTCCTTATCCTTGATCCAATCACAACTTTTAACTAAACGGCTTGAATCAAACACTGATTGAGACGGAAGCGGGGAATGGTAGCAAAGCTTTGATCAGGTTTGTTGGGGCAATCTTGGCATTGGTCCCTCTCATCCGACTCCCTGACCTAGGGGCATAGGAGAGCACAACTAGTACACCATTCAATCTTAGGACtcaaatcaagtgttgatcgaAGTGAAAAGGGATGCAACAGTGAAGCTCCATCTCCAAGAATTGCACCAATTAGACTCTGGGCTTTGATCCAAGGAGGCGATTTCGATGCTTGTCCTCCTTCGCAACTCCGACCCGGTGGCACATCACTTAGCCAATCTCTCATTGGAGGA
Proteins encoded in this region:
- the LOC105053420 gene encoding chitinase 2, whose translation is MDFSKLFSYYFLLLALLFPMATAENSHLFREYIGAQDKGVKFNDVPINPDVQFHFILAFAIDYTTTTPYTPTNGQFNVFWDTVNLTPSAVASIKQSHSNVKVALSLAGYSVAGSTTNAYFLPTSIDSWVNNAVSSLTSIIQQYHLDGIDVDYENFNTSAADEDTFAECIGRLITTLKNNGVIQFASIAPYEDEPLQSYYKALWAKYSNVIDYVNFQFYGYPKSTTVSQFLRYYDTQSANYGGGRILTSFRSDNGQGLTPENGFFNACKTLQGEGRLFGIFIWSADSSKANGFPYETEAQDLLANA